In Rattus rattus isolate New Zealand chromosome 9, Rrattus_CSIRO_v1, whole genome shotgun sequence, a genomic segment contains:
- the LOC116909576 gene encoding arachidonate 12-lipoxygenase, epidermal-type — MGKYKILVVTGDSLLAGSTNLVQLWLVGEHAEADLGKQLRPLRGRKTELEIDVPLHLGRLLVVKLRKHKGLLDSDWFCKWITVQGPGIQGEAFFPCYSWVQGKETIYLPEGTALKVNDDTKNLFRKYREQELEDRRNVYRWGSWKEGLILPIAGSTERDLPRNQRFMEDKDLDFSLSLAKVLKDFAIKGTLDFVSRVQHLEDYQKVFPHSKTALAGRVRDSWKEDSLFGYQFLNGANPMLLRRSKRLPARLVLPPGMEDLKTQLEKELKAGSLFEADFSLLDGMKPNVIIFKQQHVAAPLVMLKLQSDGRLLPMVIQLQPPRHGCPPPLLFLPSDPPMAWLLAKIWVRSSDFQVHQLQSHLLRGHLMAEVISVATMRSLPSLHPIYKLLAPHFRYTMEINTLARNNLVSEWGIFDLVVSTGSGGHVDILQRATACLTYRSFCPPDDLADRGLLDVKSSLYARDALRLWEIISRYVERMVELFYKNDREVKEDPELQVWCREVTEIGLLGAQDRGFPLSLESRAQLCRFVTMCIFTCTGQHASTHLGQLDWYSWIPNGPCTMRKPPPTSKNVTEGDILDALPCLQQARMQITFTKFLGRHQPVMVALGQHKEEYFSDPGARAVLKQFQEELAVMDKEIEVRNASLDLPYEYLRPSMVENSVTI, encoded by the exons ATGGGCAAGTACAAGATCCTTGTGGTCACTGGAGATTCGCTTTTGGCGGGCTCCACCAACCTGGTGCAGCTGTGGCTGGTGGGCGAGCATGCGGAGGCAGACCTTGGGAAGCAGCTGCGGCCACTGCGGGGAAGG aagacagagctggagaTCGACGTCCCCTTGCATCTAGGGCGCCTCCTGGTGGTAAAGCTTCGCAAACACAAAGGCCTATTGGATTCTGACTGGTTCTGCAAGTGGATCACTGTGCAGGGCCCTGGGATCCAAGGAGAAGCCTTTTTCCCCTGCTACAGTTGGGTGCAGGGCAAGGAGACTATCTACCTACCCGAGGGCACTG CCCTGAAGGTAAACGACGACACTAAGAACCTGTTTAGGAAGTATCGAGAGCAGGAGCTGGAGGACAGAAGGAATGTGTATCG GTGGGGCTCCTGGAAGGAGGGATTAATCCTGCCTATAGCAGGAAGTACAGAGCGGGACCTCCCCAGGAACCAGAGATTCATGGAGGATAAGGATTTagatttttccctctctctggcCAAAGT GTTGAAGGACTTTGCTATTAAGGGGACTCTAGACTTCGTAAGTCGTGTACAACATCTGGAAGATTACCAGAAAGTATTTCCACATAGCAAGACTGCTCTGGCCG GACGGGTCCGTGACTCCTGGAAGGAAGATTCCCTCTTTGGGTACCAGTTCCTCAACGGTGCAAACCCCATGCTCCTGAGGCGGTCTAAGCGCCTTCCAGCCCGGCTGGTCCTGCCTCCAGGGATGGAAGATTTAAAAACccagctggagaaggagctcaaG GCTGGATCTCTGTTTGAAGCCGATTTCTCCCTGCTGGATGGGATGAAGCCTAACGTCATAATTTTTAAGCAGCAACACGTGGCAGCCCCTTTGGTCATGCTGAAGCTACAGTCTGATGGGAGACTCTTACCCATGGTCATTCAG CTCCAGCCACCTCGACATGGgtgtcccccacccctgctcttcCTGCCCTCAGACCCTCCCATGGCCTGGCTTCTGGCCAAGATCTGGGTCCGAAGTTCTGATTTCCAAGTGCACCAGTTACAGTCACATCTGCTAAGGGGACATCTAATGGCCGAGGTTATCTCTGTGGCCACAATGAGGAGCTTACCCAGCCTGCATCCCATATACAAG CTCCTTGCCCCCCACTTTCGCTACACCATGGAGATCAACACCCTGGCACGGAATAATCTTGTCTCGGAATGGGGAATTTTTGATCTG GTGGTGAGCACAGGGAGTGGAGGCCACGTGGACATTCTCCAGAGAGCCACAGCGTGTTTGACCTACCGCTCCTTTTGCCCTCCGGATGACTTGGCTGACCGTGGGCTCTTGGATGTGAAGTCGTCTCTGTATGCCCGGGATGCCCTCAGGTTATGGGAGATCATCAGTCG ATATGTGGAAAGGATGGTTGAGCTTTTCTACAAGAATGACAGAGAGGTGAAGGAAGATCCAGAGCTGCAGGTCTGGTGCCGCGAGGTCACTGAGATCGGACTGCTTGGGGCCCAGGACCGAGG GTTCCCCCTGTCCTTAGAGTCCCGGGCTCAGCTGTGTCGTTTCGTTACCATGTGCATCTTCACGTGCACTGGTCAGCACGCATCTACACATCTGGGTCAG CTGGACTGGTATTCCTGGATCCCAAATGGCCCATGCACCATGCGGAAGCCCCCACCCACCTCCAAGAATGTGACAGAGGGAGACATTTTGGACGCGTTGCCTTGTCTCCAGCAGGCACGGATGCAGATTACATTCACCAAGTTCCTCGGCAGACACCAGCCTGTCATG GTGGCCCTGGGGCAGCATAAAGAGGAATATTTCTCAGACCCCGGGGCCCGGGCTGTGCTGAAGCAGTTCCAGGAGGAGCTGGCTGTCATGGACAAGGAGATTGAGGTCCGGAATGCAAGCCTGGACCTGCCCTATGAGTACCTCCGACCCAGCATGGTGGAGAACAGTGTGACCATCTGA